A window from Urocitellus parryii isolate mUroPar1 chromosome 1, mUroPar1.hap1, whole genome shotgun sequence encodes these proteins:
- the LOC144254708 gene encoding transmembrane protein 177, whose product MAGPLWRVSAFIQRHRTALLVGSCTGLFGAQISYHLFPDPVVQWLYQYWPQGQPAPLSSELQSLFQEVLQDMGVPSGHCYKPFTTFTFQPVSAGFPRLPAGAVIGIPASFLGGPVTNTDHPVVVHGQRVDWQTPAGTRLRDALTLSRDAQKFALAREVVYLETSAAALQALPAPACLAGTWALSVGAKHALGLYGGPMNIRAAFNLVAAVAGFVAYAFSTDSLTHALEGWLDRRTASLSTAYARGGVEFYEKVLSGNLGLRSLLGRRGEKLYTPSGNIVPRHWFRIKHLPYTTRLDSVLQIWRVAPNPGRS is encoded by the coding sequence ATGGCTGGTCCCCTGTGGCGGGTCTCAGCCTTCATACAGAGACACAGGACAGCCCTTTTGGTGGGTTCCTGCACAGGCCTGTTTGGAGCTCAAATCTCATACCACCTCTTCCCGGATCCGGTGGTCCAGTGGCTTTACCAGTACTGGCCCCAGGGCCAACCAGCCCCACTCTCCTCAGAACTACAAAGCCTCTTCCAAGAGGTCCTGCAGGATATGGGCGTCCCTTCTGGCCACTGCTACAAGCCCTTCACCACCTTTACCTTCCAGCCTGTGAGTGCCGGCTTCCCAAGACTCCCTGCCGGGGCTGTCATAGGCATCCCTGCCAGCTTCCTTGGTGGCCCAGTAACCAACACTGATCATCCTGTGGTCGTACATGGGCAAAGAGTAGACTGGCAGACCCCAGCAGGCACCCGTCTAAGAGATGCCCTGACCCTCTCCCGTGACGCCCAGAAGTTTGCCTTGGCCAGAGAGGTGGTATACCTGGAGACTAGTGCAGCTGCCCTGCAGGCCCTGCCAGCCCCAGCTTGCCTGGCAGGAACCTGGGCACTGAGTGTGGGTGCCAAGCATGCACTAGGGCTCTATGGAGGCCCCATGAACATACGAGCTGCCTTCAACTTGGTGGCAGCAGTGGCAGGCTTCGTGGCCTATGCCTTCTCCACAGACTCTCTTACTCATGCCCTGGAAGGTTGGCTGGACCGCCGCACCGCCTCCCTGTCTACAGCCTATGCCCGAGGTGGAGTGGAATTCTATGAGAAGGTTCTGTCAGGCAACCTGGGCCTGCGCAGTCTCTTGGGCAGACGCGGGGAGAAGCTGTATACACCCAGTGGGAACATTGTCCCCAGACACTGGTTCCGCATCAAGCATTTACCCTACACAACCCGCCTGGACTCTGTACTGCAGATATGGAGGGTAGCACCCAACCCAGGCCGCTCCtga